The proteins below are encoded in one region of bacterium:
- a CDS encoding zinc ribbon domain-containing protein, whose amino-acid sequence MPTYDYDCSSCGRTTEIFQSITAPPVEKCPHCGGKVNRRISGGTGLIFKGSGFYLTDYKHAGTKNGDGKAEKAKPAAGAAEAPGKEKSGGEAAGKKAEPPPASSE is encoded by the coding sequence ATGCCAACCTACGATTATGACTGTTCCTCCTGTGGCCGCACCACGGAGATTTTTCAAAGCATTACCGCGCCGCCGGTGGAGAAATGCCCGCATTGCGGCGGCAAAGTGAACCGCCGCATTTCCGGCGGCACCGGCTTGATCTTCAAAGGCAGCGGCTTTTATTTGACTGACTACAAGCACGCCGGCACGAAAAACGGCGACGGCAAAGCAGAAAAGGCCAAGCCCGCTGCCGGCGCGGCGGAAGCCCCGGGCAAAGAAAAAAGCGGCGGCGAAGCCGCGGGCAAGAAGGCGGAGCCCCCGCCGGCCTCTTCGGAGTGA
- the pta gene encoding phosphate acetyltransferase codes for MNFLENLAARAQQQPRRLAFPEATEARTLQAVVELYRRRLAVPVLIGNPDDIHAAARSLGVALAGIEIVDPCRHPQLAAWAEDLRRRHAHKNLTQEETLARLQNPLNFAAAYVNGGGAAGTVAGATAATSEVLRAALQCIGTAPGVSLLSSVFLMVNPLNGKVLTFADCAVVPEPTPQQLAEIAVTAADTHRKLTGETPVVALLSFSTKGSATHAAVEKVRLATAMAQQLRPELALDGELQADAALVPAIAQRKAPHSAVPGNANVLIFPDLNAGNIAYKLVQRLAGYQAIGPILQGLAKPANDLSRGCTVEDIVNVACICSLMAGEEF; via the coding sequence ATGAATTTTCTGGAAAACCTGGCGGCACGCGCCCAACAGCAGCCCCGCCGCCTCGCCTTTCCCGAAGCCACCGAAGCGAGAACGCTGCAGGCGGTGGTCGAGTTGTATCGCCGGCGTCTGGCCGTGCCGGTGCTGATCGGCAACCCGGATGACATTCACGCCGCTGCCCGGTCCCTCGGTGTTGCGCTGGCGGGAATCGAGATCGTTGACCCCTGCCGCCATCCGCAGCTTGCCGCCTGGGCGGAAGACCTGCGACGGCGGCATGCGCACAAAAATCTTACCCAGGAAGAGACTCTGGCACGCCTGCAGAATCCTCTTAATTTCGCCGCTGCTTATGTCAATGGCGGCGGGGCAGCGGGTACCGTGGCCGGTGCCACCGCTGCCACCTCCGAAGTTTTGCGGGCCGCGCTGCAGTGTATTGGAACCGCACCGGGCGTTTCGCTGTTGTCGAGTGTGTTTCTGATGGTCAATCCGCTGAACGGCAAGGTGTTGACTTTCGCGGATTGCGCGGTAGTGCCGGAGCCGACGCCGCAACAGCTCGCTGAGATTGCGGTAACCGCTGCGGACACGCATCGCAAACTGACCGGCGAAACGCCCGTGGTTGCGTTGCTGTCCTTTTCCACCAAGGGCAGCGCCACGCATGCCGCGGTCGAGAAAGTGCGGCTCGCCACCGCCATGGCGCAGCAGTTGCGTCCGGAGCTGGCGCTGGACGGCGAGTTGCAGGCCGATGCCGCCCTGGTGCCGGCGATTGCGCAGCGCAAGGCTCCGCACAGTGCCGTGCCGGGCAACGCCAATGTCCTGATCTTTCCTGACCTCAACGCGGGCAACATCGCCTACAAGCTGGTGCAGCGGCTGGCCGGCTACCAGGCGATCGGCCCGATTCTGCAAGGCTTGGCGAAACCGGCCAACGACCTTTCACGCGGCTGCACGGTCGAGGATATTGTGAATGTCGCGTGTATCTGTTCCCTCATGGCAGGCGAAGAGTTTTGA
- a CDS encoding T9SS type A sorting domain-containing protein, which produces MRRLLIVLTAVLYLSARLCAQTPPAALPRLTVAMMQYEGAFRLPSDDFGASSLNYSEGPLVYNPARNSIFIVGHSQQQAIAEFAVPALVKSTRLADLQMAAAPLQDFVTVLDRASNGNPQALDVIGGLGLLDGQLVVNAYEYYDADGSNTHTTLIVRNSSDLAHSRVEGFYAFAGGAGHTSGWLAPIPEVWQSLLGGTHLTGQSSGMPIISRLSVGPSAFACHARDLTNANVPNPIPTTTLLDFSLAHPLHEDLENTSRQNDLWTHLSRVTFGLIVPGTRTYATFGYSGGHQSGVCYKCTQNNGNECGGYCAPDAKDYQQSYWFWDVNDLLNVKNGRLAPHAVRPYAHGALPTPFENAEHQIGGGSFDPNSGQLFLAIQKADTAQGTYANPPVILVYRFVVSNAVAGGEMKPVSPHDFHLWQNYPNPFSMNGVAGDPSTVIGFHLAVKNHVTLQVFDVYGREVATLVDGERTAGTHQVTFTARAAAAGLYFYKITAGKFTQTRKAVLLQ; this is translated from the coding sequence ATGAGAAGACTTCTGATTGTGTTGACAGCAGTTCTGTATTTATCCGCGCGCCTGTGCGCGCAGACGCCGCCGGCTGCATTACCGCGGCTCACCGTTGCGATGATGCAATACGAAGGCGCGTTTCGTTTGCCGTCGGATGACTTCGGCGCGTCGTCTCTGAATTATTCCGAAGGCCCGTTGGTTTATAATCCAGCGCGCAATTCAATCTTCATCGTTGGGCATAGTCAGCAACAAGCCATTGCCGAGTTTGCCGTGCCCGCGTTGGTCAAGAGCACCAGACTCGCAGATCTCCAGATGGCTGCCGCGCCGCTGCAAGATTTCGTCACGGTGTTGGATCGCGCAAGCAACGGCAATCCGCAGGCGTTGGACGTCATCGGCGGCTTGGGATTGCTCGACGGGCAGCTCGTCGTCAATGCGTACGAGTATTACGACGCGGACGGCAGCAACACGCACACGACACTCATCGTGCGCAACAGCAGCGATCTTGCGCACTCGCGGGTTGAGGGCTTTTATGCCTTCGCCGGCGGCGCGGGTCACACTTCCGGCTGGCTTGCGCCGATTCCGGAGGTGTGGCAAAGCCTGCTCGGCGGCACGCATCTCACCGGGCAATCGAGCGGCATGCCGATCATCAGCCGCCTGAGCGTCGGACCGTCGGCGTTCGCATGCCACGCGCGCGATCTTACGAATGCGAACGTGCCGAATCCGATTCCAACCACCACGCTGCTCGATTTCAGTCTCGCTCATCCCCTGCACGAGGATCTTGAAAACACTTCACGCCAGAACGATTTGTGGACCCATCTTTCGCGCGTGACTTTTGGCTTGATTGTGCCGGGCACGCGCACGTATGCGACGTTCGGCTATTCCGGCGGCCATCAGAGCGGCGTGTGCTACAAATGCACGCAGAACAACGGCAATGAGTGCGGCGGCTATTGCGCCCCCGATGCGAAAGACTATCAGCAGTCCTATTGGTTTTGGGACGTGAATGATTTGCTCAACGTGAAGAACGGGCGGCTCGCGCCGCATGCGGTGCGGCCCTATGCTCATGGCGCGTTGCCGACGCCGTTCGAGAATGCCGAGCACCAAATCGGTGGCGGCAGTTTTGATCCGAACTCGGGCCAACTTTTTCTAGCCATACAGAAAGCGGACACCGCGCAGGGAACCTATGCGAACCCGCCAGTGATACTCGTCTATCGTTTTGTCGTCAGTAACGCCGTTGCCGGGGGCGAGATGAAACCTGTCTCGCCGCACGATTTTCATTTGTGGCAAAATTATCCAAATCCGTTTTCCATGAACGGCGTCGCCGGCGACCCGTCAACCGTGATTGGCTTTCACTTGGCTGTGAAGAATCACGTGACGCTGCAGGTCTTCGATGTGTACGGCCGCGAAGTGGCGACGCTGGTGGATGGCGAAAGGACGGCCGGAACCCATCAGGTGACGTTTACGGCGCGCGCGGCAGCCGCCGGCCTCTACTTCTACAAAATAACCGCAGGGAAATTTACACAAACTCGCAAGGCTGTCTTGCTGCAATGA
- a CDS encoding pyridoxal phosphate-dependent aminotransferase: MQFQESEFCQRIQPSETLALTTLVAELRRQGKSVIDLGAGEPDFDTPEDIKAAGIRAIRAGKTKYTPNVGTLALREAICRHLHALGGPAYTPAQVVVSNGAKQAIHNALLALCNPGDEVIVPSPYWVSYPEQVKMTGATPVFVPTADENDFKITPAALAAAITPRTRLLILNSPGNPTGAVYSAAELEALAAIIRQQQIYVLADEIYLKLVYREAQTCSLASFPELREHLILINGFSKAYAMTGWRLGYLAAPAAIAKAAAKIQSHTTSNPCSISQEAGCAALAMEEQALAAMRDEFEQRRDFVHAAVNQMPGLSARLPGGAFYIFANVAPLLGKTFAGKTIASPSDLVHLFIEHAGVALVGGEAFGSRQHVRISYANSMENLQAAMRQLDQTVAKIASMS; the protein is encoded by the coding sequence ATGCAATTTCAAGAATCCGAATTCTGCCAGCGCATTCAACCTTCTGAGACGCTCGCCCTCACCACGCTGGTCGCCGAACTGCGCCGCCAAGGCAAGTCGGTCATCGATCTGGGTGCGGGTGAGCCGGATTTCGACACGCCGGAAGACATCAAAGCAGCGGGCATTCGCGCCATTCGCGCAGGTAAAACCAAATACACTCCCAATGTCGGCACGCTGGCGCTGCGCGAAGCGATTTGCCGGCATCTGCACGCACTCGGCGGCCCGGCGTACACGCCGGCGCAAGTGGTCGTCTCCAACGGCGCCAAGCAGGCGATTCACAATGCCCTGCTGGCGCTCTGCAATCCCGGGGATGAAGTGATCGTGCCCTCGCCCTACTGGGTGAGTTATCCCGAACAGGTGAAAATGACGGGCGCGACGCCGGTGTTCGTGCCGACGGCAGATGAAAATGATTTCAAAATCACGCCGGCGGCCCTGGCGGCCGCGATCACGCCGCGCACCCGGCTGCTGATTCTCAACAGCCCGGGCAACCCGACCGGCGCCGTGTATTCCGCCGCCGAGCTCGAGGCGCTCGCGGCGATCATCCGCCAGCAGCAGATTTACGTGCTCGCGGATGAGATCTATCTCAAGCTGGTTTATCGCGAAGCGCAAACTTGCAGTCTCGCGAGTTTTCCCGAGCTGCGCGAGCATTTGATTCTGATCAATGGCTTCTCGAAAGCCTACGCCATGACCGGCTGGCGGCTGGGCTATCTGGCGGCGCCGGCTGCCATAGCCAAAGCAGCGGCCAAGATTCAAAGCCACACGACTTCGAATCCCTGCTCCATTTCGCAGGAGGCTGGTTGCGCGGCGCTGGCCATGGAGGAGCAGGCGCTGGCCGCCATGCGTGATGAGTTCGAGCAGCGCCGTGATTTTGTGCACGCCGCGGTCAATCAAATGCCCGGGCTTTCAGCACGCCTGCCCGGCGGCGCGTTTTACATTTTTGCGAATGTCGCGCCGTTGCTCGGCAAAACGTTTGCCGGCAAAACCATTGCGTCCCCCTCCGATTTGGTGCATCTGTTCATCGAACACGCCGGCGTGGCGCTGGTGGGCGGCGAGGCTTTTGGCAGCCGGCAGCATGTGCGCATTTCATATGCGAATTCCATGGAGAATTTGCAGGCCGCGATGCGCCAGCTCGATCAGACGGTTGCAAAGATCGCGAGCATGTCATGA
- a CDS encoding tetratricopeptide repeat protein, which yields MPHLGLNSDVQAGGHRFHVQTSFSASNAKIISHIFDHGRIVAQREVPVNGDAGDQHLAKKLHAVHQDMVAEMELLFHIADKVREVKHPLSCLKLGQLFLQKNLLDDAIATLELALTLDVDSPNAYNYLGMAYLRRGEFGKSEKVLREGLGRAPKYADGYCNLGVAYLEQEKFAEALQAFDTALQINPRFFHALLLRALANLTMLASPAVRSALPELPAHIEQVREQLERVLQATPAGRDNSRLLKCQEHFGRNEFGRAAAELQAMRQEMQAEAFSHYENEFYLKFMYGGKGRDDAFVQRYTDKLREAIQDYPEYADLHNHLGIAYLIQCRNLFLRALDEFRTALRINPNFKRAEKNLKLTENDGKGFLILLRALFK from the coding sequence ATGCCACACCTCGGATTGAACAGTGATGTACAGGCCGGAGGCCATCGCTTTCATGTGCAAACGAGCTTCTCGGCCAGCAACGCCAAGATCATCTCCCACATCTTCGACCATGGCCGCATCGTTGCCCAGCGCGAAGTGCCCGTGAACGGCGATGCCGGCGATCAACACCTCGCCAAGAAGCTGCATGCCGTGCACCAGGACATGGTGGCGGAAATGGAGTTGCTGTTTCACATCGCGGACAAAGTGCGCGAAGTGAAACATCCGCTCTCCTGCCTCAAGCTCGGCCAGCTTTTTTTGCAGAAGAATTTGCTGGACGACGCCATCGCCACACTCGAGCTCGCCCTCACCCTGGACGTCGACTCTCCCAACGCCTACAACTACCTCGGCATGGCCTATCTGCGCCGCGGCGAATTCGGCAAAAGCGAAAAGGTTTTGCGCGAAGGTCTGGGGCGCGCCCCCAAGTATGCCGACGGCTATTGCAATCTCGGCGTGGCCTATTTGGAGCAGGAAAAGTTTGCCGAAGCGCTGCAGGCGTTCGATACCGCCCTGCAGATCAATCCCAGGTTTTTTCATGCGCTCTTGCTGCGCGCGCTCGCCAATCTCACCATGCTGGCCTCGCCGGCGGTGCGCAGCGCGCTGCCCGAACTGCCCGCACACATCGAGCAGGTGCGCGAGCAATTGGAGCGCGTGCTGCAGGCCACGCCGGCAGGGCGCGACAACAGCCGGCTGCTGAAATGCCAGGAACACTTCGGTCGCAACGAGTTTGGCCGGGCGGCGGCGGAGCTGCAGGCCATGCGGCAGGAGATGCAAGCGGAGGCCTTCAGCCACTATGAGAATGAGTTTTATCTCAAATTCATGTACGGCGGCAAGGGTCGCGATGACGCCTTTGTGCAGCGCTACACCGACAAGCTGCGCGAGGCCATCCAGGATTATCCCGAGTATGCCGATTTGCACAACCATCTCGGCATCGCCTATTTGATTCAATGCCGCAATCTCTTCCTGCGCGCGCTGGATGAATTCCGCACGGCGCTGCGCATCAACCCGAATTTCAAGCGCGCGGAGAAAAACCTGAAGCTGACCGAAAACGACGGCAAGGGGTTTCTCATTCTGTTGCGCGCGCTGTTCAAATAA